A section of the Bradyrhizobium oligotrophicum S58 genome encodes:
- a CDS encoding geranylgeranyl diphosphate reductase → MSHSSGKETFDVVIVGGGPAGATAANDLARRGHHVLLLDRAGRIKPCGGAIPPRLIAEFEIPGHLLVARISAARMVSPSNKDVDMPIDGGFVGMVDREHFDEWLRTRAVEGGAIRRTGTFSALTREADGTAVVSYERRLDDGRLQQNSVRARAVIGADGAVSAVARRCIPAASEMRYVFAYHEIIRSPAPHHPVFDATRCDVVYRGQLSPDFYSWVFPHGPTTSIGTGSACKGFSLRGSVAEFRKAAALDDLETIRREGAPIPLKPLSRWDNGRDVVLAGDASGVVAPASGEGIYYAMAGGRAAADAVALFLKTGNAAALASARRSFMRQHGAVFFILGLMQRYWYLNDARRERFVAICRDKDVQQLTWDAYMNKALVRAKPLSHVRIFFKNIAHLTGLARAA, encoded by the coding sequence ATGAGCCACTCCTCCGGCAAGGAGACGTTCGACGTCGTGATCGTCGGCGGCGGCCCGGCCGGCGCCACCGCGGCGAATGACCTGGCCCGCCGGGGCCACCATGTGCTGCTGCTCGATAGAGCCGGCCGCATCAAGCCGTGTGGCGGCGCCATCCCGCCGCGGCTGATCGCCGAATTCGAGATCCCGGGCCATCTGCTGGTGGCACGGATTTCCGCTGCTCGCATGGTGTCGCCGAGCAACAAGGACGTCGACATGCCGATCGACGGCGGCTTCGTCGGCATGGTCGATCGCGAGCATTTCGACGAATGGCTGCGCACGCGCGCCGTTGAGGGCGGCGCGATCCGCCGCACCGGCACGTTCAGCGCGCTCACCCGCGAAGCCGACGGCACGGCCGTTGTCAGCTACGAGCGCCGCCTGGACGACGGCCGTCTGCAGCAGAACAGCGTGCGGGCGCGCGCCGTGATCGGCGCCGACGGGGCGGTGTCCGCGGTCGCGCGCCGGTGCATCCCCGCAGCCAGCGAGATGCGCTACGTGTTCGCCTATCACGAGATCATCCGCTCGCCCGCTCCCCACCATCCGGTGTTCGACGCGACCCGTTGCGACGTCGTCTATCGCGGTCAGTTGTCGCCGGACTTCTACAGCTGGGTGTTTCCGCACGGACCGACCACCAGCATCGGGACGGGAAGCGCCTGCAAGGGGTTCTCGCTGCGCGGCTCGGTGGCCGAGTTCCGCAAGGCTGCGGCGCTCGACGATCTGGAGACCATCCGCCGCGAAGGCGCGCCGATTCCGTTGAAGCCGCTGTCGCGCTGGGACAATGGCCGCGACGTCGTGCTCGCCGGCGATGCCTCGGGCGTGGTCGCCCCGGCCTCCGGCGAAGGCATCTATTACGCCATGGCCGGCGGCCGCGCCGCTGCCGATGCCGTGGCTTTGTTCCTGAAGACCGGCAATGCCGCGGCACTGGCTTCAGCGCGCCGCAGCTTCATGCGCCAGCATGGCGCTGTGTTCTTCATCCTCGGCCTGATGCAGCGCTACTGGTACTTGAACGACGCCCGCCGCGAGCGCTTCGTCGCGATCTGCCGGGACAAGGACGTGCAGCAGCTGACCTGGGACGCCTACATGAACAAGGCGCTGGTGCGCGCCAAGCCGCTGTCGCATGTGCGGATCTTCTTCAAGAACATCGCGCATTTGACCGGGCTTGCGCGGGCGGCGTAG
- a CDS encoding cobalamin B12-binding domain-containing protein — MPLPSTRHSELNAAIEAEIIPRLVMAHAPALERVPAIITATQQEAADFAELVLDADDGRAVACIQSHRDHGETLERIYLDLLVPTANHLRHLWADDERDFADVTLALWRLQQLLRHFSAAFSAELAVAPTGLRVLLTTAPGDRRELGHMMFGLVLAGEFFRRDGFDTWIEPDTADRGFVDALRTQWFNVVEFFANSDRKLDDLASNIRMVRRESSNQDIGVLVCGPAFIERPELVLLVGGDGVVSDPSREASQARHVVSLLTERR; from the coding sequence GTGCCGTTGCCGAGCACCCGCCATTCCGAGCTGAACGCCGCGATCGAAGCCGAGATCATTCCGCGGCTCGTGATGGCCCATGCGCCGGCGCTCGAACGCGTGCCGGCGATCATCACCGCAACCCAGCAGGAAGCCGCCGATTTCGCCGAGCTCGTGCTCGATGCAGACGACGGTCGTGCGGTGGCCTGCATCCAGTCGCATCGCGATCACGGCGAGACGCTGGAGCGGATCTATCTCGATCTCCTGGTGCCGACCGCCAATCATCTGCGCCATCTCTGGGCCGACGACGAGCGCGACTTCGCCGACGTCACGCTGGCGCTGTGGCGGCTGCAGCAGCTGCTTCGTCACTTCAGCGCGGCCTTCAGTGCCGAGCTCGCGGTCGCGCCGACCGGCCTGCGCGTGCTGCTGACCACGGCGCCGGGCGACAGGCGCGAGCTGGGGCACATGATGTTCGGCCTCGTGCTGGCGGGCGAGTTCTTCCGCCGCGACGGCTTCGATACCTGGATCGAGCCAGACACGGCGGATCGCGGCTTCGTCGATGCGCTCCGCACGCAGTGGTTCAACGTCGTCGAGTTCTTCGCCAACAGCGACAGGAAGCTCGACGATCTCGCCTCAAACATAAGGATGGTCCGGCGCGAGTCCTCCAACCAGGACATCGGCGTGCTGGTCTGCGGTCCTGCGTTCATTGAACGGCCTGAACTCGTTCTCCTGGTCGGCGGCGACGGTGTCGTCTCCGATCCGAGCAGAGAGGCTTCGCAAGCCCGGCACGTCGTCAGTCTTCTGACCGAACGGCGATAG
- the ppsR gene encoding transcriptional regulator PpsR, which yields MLVAAASDIALALDADGNIQDLAFQQAGLPLELSNTDEWIGRSWQATVSEESQTKPELLLAEASQRKVSRWREVRYPAARGPDIPILFAVVAIKGAARFIAVGRDVRATAALQQKLIEAQVTIERDYSRMRNAESRYRILFQITSEPVLIIDALTHRIVEANPAAAALLDHGAANLIGKLFPDALLLDDTATSQSLSLAIRSQGKIERAKVRLDGGRDYLLDGTFFRQDTASLFLLRFTPQGSQLAIPKATDVNTQLVQFVESAPDGFVITDMDGRLLHANATFLQLAQIENMHQILGETIDRWIGKSAIDFSVMLTNLRQHGSVKLFSSVVRGEHGSPVDVEISAATVGAPGQSRLGFTIRNVGPRISSDGGDHGYIPRSREQLAELIGRVPLKELVRETTDVIERMCIETALKLTGDNRATAAEMLGLSRQSLYVKLRRYGLAEPSEEDSQLE from the coding sequence ATGCTGGTGGCCGCAGCGTCCGACATTGCGCTCGCGCTCGACGCCGATGGCAACATCCAGGACCTGGCCTTTCAACAGGCCGGGCTGCCGCTTGAATTGAGCAACACAGACGAGTGGATCGGCCGATCCTGGCAAGCAACAGTGTCCGAGGAAAGCCAGACCAAGCCAGAGCTGCTGCTCGCCGAAGCCTCCCAGCGCAAGGTGTCGCGCTGGCGCGAGGTGCGCTATCCGGCCGCGCGCGGGCCCGACATTCCGATCCTGTTCGCGGTGGTGGCGATCAAGGGCGCGGCCCGCTTCATCGCGGTCGGCCGCGACGTACGCGCCACCGCCGCGCTCCAGCAGAAGCTGATCGAAGCCCAGGTCACGATCGAGCGCGACTACTCGCGCATGCGCAACGCCGAATCGCGCTACCGGATCCTGTTCCAGATCACCTCGGAGCCGGTGCTGATCATCGATGCGCTCACCCACCGCATCGTCGAGGCCAATCCGGCCGCTGCCGCCCTGCTCGACCACGGCGCCGCCAACCTGATCGGCAAGCTGTTTCCCGACGCGCTGTTGCTCGACGATACCGCCACTTCGCAATCGCTGTCGCTGGCGATCCGCTCGCAAGGCAAGATCGAGCGCGCCAAGGTCCGGCTCGACGGCGGCCGCGACTATCTGCTCGACGGCACCTTCTTCCGGCAGGACACCGCGTCGCTGTTCCTGCTGCGCTTCACGCCGCAGGGCTCGCAGCTTGCGATTCCGAAGGCCACCGACGTCAATACGCAGCTGGTGCAATTCGTCGAATCGGCGCCCGACGGCTTCGTCATCACCGACATGGACGGCCGGCTGCTGCACGCCAACGCCACCTTCCTGCAGCTTGCGCAAATCGAGAACATGCATCAGATCCTGGGCGAGACGATCGACCGCTGGATCGGCAAATCGGCGATCGACTTCTCGGTCATGCTGACCAATCTGCGCCAGCACGGCAGCGTCAAGCTGTTCTCCAGCGTCGTCCGCGGGGAGCACGGCTCTCCGGTCGACGTCGAGATCTCCGCCGCCACCGTCGGCGCGCCCGGCCAGTCCCGCCTCGGCTTCACCATCCGCAATGTCGGCCCGCGCATCTCCAGCGACGGCGGCGACCACGGCTATATCCCGCGATCGCGCGAGCAACTCGCCGAGCTGATCGGCCGCGTGCCGCTCAAGGAGCTGGTGCGCGAGACCACCGACGTGATCGAGCGGATGTGCATCGAAACCGCGCTCAAGCTCACCGGCGACAACCGCGCCACTGCCGCCGAGATGCTCGGCCTCAGCCGCCAGAGCCTGTACGTCAAGCTGCGACGCTACGGCCTGGCCGAGCCGAGCGAAGAAGACAGTCAGTTGGAATAG
- a CDS encoding ferredoxin:protochlorophyllide reductase (ATP-dependent) subunit N, with amino-acid sequence MSAQACAVTSAPSPDGVLRERGQREVFCGLTGIVWLHRKIQDAFFLVVGSRTCAHLIQSAAGVMIFAEPRFATAIMEERDLAGLVDANDELDRIVDQLLARRPEIKLLFLVGSCPSEVIKLDLSRAALRLSQRFSPGVRVLNYSGSGIETTFTQGEDACLASLVPVLPAAHNGGRPSLLVVGALADVVEDQFKRTFAALGIDQVAFLPPRRSSELPAIGPETRVLLAQPFLGDTARALEERGCRRIAAPFPLGGEGTALWLAAAADAFGVSRAHVERTIAPLKARAERALARYRAQLAGKRVFLFPDSQIEIPLARFLAREIGMELVEVGTPYLHREHLASELTLLSQGTLLSEGQDVERQLDRCRAARPDLVVCGLGLANPLEAEGLTTKWSIELIFTPIQGFEQAGDLAELFARPLLRQTRLAV; translated from the coding sequence ATGTCCGCGCAAGCCTGTGCCGTGACATCAGCGCCTTCGCCGGACGGCGTGCTGCGCGAGCGCGGCCAGCGCGAGGTGTTCTGCGGCTTGACCGGCATCGTCTGGCTGCACCGGAAAATTCAGGATGCGTTCTTCCTCGTCGTCGGCTCGCGCACCTGCGCTCATTTAATCCAATCGGCCGCCGGCGTCATGATCTTCGCCGAGCCGCGCTTTGCCACCGCGATTATGGAAGAGCGCGATCTCGCCGGCCTCGTCGACGCCAATGACGAGCTCGACCGCATCGTCGACCAGCTGCTGGCGCGCCGTCCCGAGATCAAGCTGCTGTTCCTGGTCGGCTCGTGCCCGTCGGAAGTGATCAAGCTCGACCTGTCGCGCGCGGCGCTAAGGCTGTCGCAGCGCTTTTCGCCTGGTGTGCGCGTGCTCAACTACTCCGGCAGCGGCATCGAGACCACGTTCACGCAAGGCGAGGATGCCTGCCTCGCATCGCTGGTGCCGGTGCTGCCCGCAGCTCACAACGGCGGGCGACCGTCGCTGCTCGTCGTCGGCGCACTCGCCGACGTGGTCGAAGATCAGTTCAAGCGGACCTTCGCCGCGCTCGGCATCGACCAGGTCGCCTTCCTGCCGCCGCGCCGCTCGTCGGAATTACCGGCGATCGGCCCGGAGACGCGCGTGCTGCTGGCGCAGCCGTTCCTCGGCGATACCGCGCGTGCGCTCGAGGAGCGCGGCTGCCGCCGCATCGCAGCGCCATTTCCGCTTGGCGGCGAAGGCACTGCGCTCTGGCTCGCAGCCGCCGCTGATGCTTTCGGTGTCTCGCGCGCCCATGTCGAACGCACCATCGCGCCACTCAAGGCGCGCGCCGAGCGTGCGCTGGCGCGCTATCGCGCGCAGCTCGCCGGCAAGCGCGTCTTCCTGTTTCCGGATTCGCAGATCGAGATCCCGCTGGCGCGTTTCCTGGCGCGCGAGATCGGCATGGAGCTGGTCGAGGTCGGCACGCCCTATCTGCATCGTGAGCATCTCGCCTCCGAACTGACGCTGCTGTCGCAAGGCACGCTCCTCAGCGAGGGCCAGGACGTCGAGCGCCAGCTGGATCGCTGCCGCGCCGCGCGTCCGGATCTCGTGGTCTGCGGGCTTGGTCTCGCCAATCCGCTGGAGGCCGAGGGCCTGACCACCAAATGGTCGATCGAGCTGATCTTCACGCCCATCCAGGGTTTCGAGCAGGCCGGCGATCTCGCCGAGCTGTTCGCGCGGCCCTTGCTGCGGCAAACCAGATTGGCGGTGTGA
- the chlG gene encoding chlorophyll synthase ChlG yields the protein MTDITPVPLAPRLPSRLHPAAVLELLKPITWFPPIWAFGCGVVSSGAPLAPRWPTVIAGLVLAGPMVCATSQAVNDWFDRHVDAINEPGRPIPSGRIPGRWGLYIALIWTVLSLGVATLLGTWGFAAAALGLALAWAYSAPPIRLKQNGWWGNSAVGLCYEGLPWITAAAIMSEEAPSWQVLSIALLYSAGAHGIMTLNDFKSIAGDRVSNVRSLPVMLGAERAARLACITMALAQCAVLALLVAWSRPAHAAIVAALIAAQLVLMRRLMTNPRELAPWYNGTGVLLYVLGMLVTAFALAGLVA from the coding sequence ATGACCGACATCACGCCCGTCCCGCTCGCGCCAAGGCTTCCTTCAAGGCTTCATCCCGCGGCCGTTCTCGAGCTGTTGAAGCCGATCACCTGGTTTCCACCGATCTGGGCGTTCGGCTGCGGCGTGGTCTCGTCAGGCGCGCCGCTGGCGCCGCGCTGGCCGACCGTGATCGCGGGCCTCGTGCTCGCGGGTCCGATGGTGTGCGCCACCAGCCAGGCGGTCAACGATTGGTTCGACCGCCATGTCGATGCGATCAACGAGCCCGGCCGGCCGATTCCCTCGGGCCGCATTCCAGGCCGCTGGGGCCTGTACATCGCGCTGATCTGGACGGTTCTGTCGCTCGGCGTCGCCACTTTGCTCGGCACTTGGGGCTTTGCCGCAGCGGCATTGGGCCTGGCGCTCGCGTGGGCCTATAGCGCGCCGCCGATCCGGCTGAAGCAGAACGGCTGGTGGGGCAACAGCGCCGTCGGCCTCTGCTACGAAGGCCTGCCCTGGATCACGGCAGCAGCGATCATGAGCGAAGAGGCGCCGTCCTGGCAGGTGCTTTCGATCGCGCTGCTCTACAGCGCCGGCGCCCATGGCATCATGACCCTGAACGACTTCAAGTCGATCGCCGGTGATCGCGTCAGCAATGTCCGCTCGCTGCCGGTGATGCTCGGCGCCGAGCGCGCCGCTCGCCTCGCCTGCATCACGATGGCGCTGGCGCAATGCGCCGTGCTTGCGCTGCTGGTGGCCTGGAGCCGTCCGGCGCATGCAGCGATCGTCGCGGCGTTGATCGCGGCCCAGCTGGTGCTGATGCGGCGGCTGATGACGAACCCGCGCGAGCTCGCGCCCTGGTACAACGGGACCGGCGTGCTGCTTTACGTGCTGGGCATGCTGGTGACGGCGTTCGCGCTGGCGGGGCTGGTGGCATGA
- the bchF gene encoding 2-vinyl bacteriochlorophyllide hydratase, which yields MSNHLYTSCDAQFTSATDPSLWSQLCFTPEPALRAKQQPLYTPEEKRRRDATPWTLVQGILAPLQFLVFLISLGLVSRYLATGEGLWLATASVVLKTALLYTIMITGSIWERVVFGRYLFAPAFFWEDVFSMLVIALHTAYLAAIIGHIGSARQQMLLVLAAYASYAINAAQFLLKLRAARLQDQAMAQAGAERVS from the coding sequence TTGTCAAATCATCTTTACACATCGTGTGACGCCCAATTCACATCTGCCACTGATCCGTCGCTGTGGAGCCAGCTCTGCTTCACACCTGAGCCGGCGCTGCGTGCAAAGCAGCAACCGCTTTACACGCCAGAGGAAAAGCGCCGGCGGGATGCCACGCCGTGGACCCTCGTGCAGGGCATCCTCGCGCCGCTGCAGTTTCTCGTCTTCCTGATCAGCCTCGGACTCGTGTCGCGCTATCTCGCGACCGGCGAGGGCCTGTGGCTCGCCACCGCCTCCGTCGTTCTGAAGACGGCGCTGCTCTACACCATCATGATCACCGGCTCGATCTGGGAGCGGGTCGTGTTCGGGCGCTATTTGTTCGCACCGGCCTTCTTCTGGGAGGACGTGTTCTCGATGCTGGTGATCGCGCTGCATACGGCCTACCTCGCCGCGATCATCGGTCATATCGGCAGCGCTCGGCAGCAGATGCTGCTGGTTCTCGCGGCCTATGCCTCCTACGCGATCAATGCCGCGCAATTCCTGCTCAAGCTGCGCGCTGCGCGGCTGCAGGATCAGGCGATGGCGCAAGCTGGTGCGGAGCGGGTGTCATGA
- a CDS encoding c-type cytochrome — protein MRSSLVAAVVIATSAGAAWALDGGDAAKGEQVFKQCMTCHRIGPEAKNAVGPVLTGVVGRPTGTYPGFAYSDLNRHAGEAGLVWTDDNIFEYLVDPSAFLKKFLTEKGKADQATGSTKMVFKLANEQQRKDVIAYLKTFSEKK, from the coding sequence GCAGGCGCGGCCTGGGCGCTGGACGGTGGCGACGCTGCAAAGGGCGAACAGGTCTTCAAGCAGTGCATGACCTGCCACCGCATCGGGCCCGAGGCGAAGAATGCGGTGGGGCCGGTCCTGACCGGCGTGGTCGGGCGCCCGACGGGGACCTATCCCGGTTTTGCGTATTCCGATCTCAACAGGCATGCCGGCGAGGCCGGGCTGGTCTGGACCGATGACAACATCTTCGAATACCTGGTCGATCCCAGCGCATTCCTGAAGAAATTCCTGACCGAGAAGGGCAAGGCGGATCAGGCTACCGGCTCGACCAAGATGGTGTTCAAGCTCGCCAACGAGCAGCAGCGCAAGGACGTCATCGCGTATCTGAAGACGTTCTCCGAGAAGAAGTGA
- a CDS encoding BCD family MFS transporter, producing MNAASPAPLSWFGIVRLGLVQTALGAVVVLTTSTLNRVMVIELALPAMIPGLLVAIHYAMQVLRPWLGHGSDVGGRRFAWIVGGMAVLAAGGLLAAAATALMASHLALGLVIAVIAFIMIGIGVGAAGTSLLVLLAKRTAPARRSAAASIAWIMMITGFIVTTAVAGKALDPFSGERLMLVSGTVSAIAMVLTLLGVWGIEQPDLSPDTSSATAERSGFMDDFREICREPQARRFAIFIFVSMLAYSAQDLILEPFAGSVFGMTPGQTTQLSSVQHMGALIGMILMPAMASLHNDWRTRPQPWIIGGCLASALALLGLVGAATVGPAWPLRASVLLLGITNGVYAIAAIGAMMNMVSEGRDNREGTRMGLWGASQAISFGIGGFVGTAAADAARHLLPSTASAYGAVFAAEAALFVLSAWLAIWIKRPREQTSTLAAQPANLGA from the coding sequence ATGAACGCGGCCTCGCCTGCTCCGCTCTCCTGGTTCGGCATCGTCAGGCTCGGCCTGGTGCAGACCGCGCTTGGCGCTGTCGTCGTGCTGACGACCTCGACGCTCAATCGGGTCATGGTGATCGAGCTGGCGCTGCCGGCGATGATCCCCGGTCTTCTGGTCGCGATCCACTATGCGATGCAGGTGCTGCGGCCGTGGCTCGGCCACGGCTCCGATGTCGGCGGCCGGCGCTTCGCCTGGATCGTCGGCGGCATGGCCGTGCTCGCGGCGGGTGGCCTGCTGGCCGCGGCCGCCACGGCATTGATGGCGAGCCATCTCGCTCTCGGCCTAGTGATCGCGGTGATCGCCTTCATCATGATCGGCATCGGCGTCGGCGCCGCCGGCACCTCTCTGCTGGTGCTGCTCGCCAAGCGCACCGCGCCGGCGCGGCGCAGCGCCGCGGCCTCGATTGCCTGGATCATGATGATCACCGGCTTCATCGTCACCACGGCGGTGGCCGGCAAGGCGCTCGACCCTTTCTCGGGCGAGCGGCTGATGCTGGTGTCGGGCACGGTCTCGGCGATCGCCATGGTGCTGACGCTGCTCGGCGTCTGGGGCATCGAGCAGCCCGACCTCTCTCCTGACACGAGCTCCGCCACCGCCGAGCGGTCGGGCTTCATGGACGACTTCCGTGAGATCTGCCGGGAGCCGCAGGCGCGGCGCTTCGCGATCTTCATCTTCGTGTCGATGCTGGCCTACAGCGCGCAGGACCTGATCCTGGAGCCGTTCGCCGGCAGCGTATTCGGCATGACGCCAGGGCAGACCACGCAGCTGTCATCCGTGCAGCACATGGGCGCGCTGATCGGCATGATCCTCATGCCGGCGATGGCGAGCCTGCACAACGACTGGCGGACACGGCCGCAGCCCTGGATCATCGGCGGCTGCCTCGCCTCAGCGCTGGCGCTGCTCGGCCTCGTCGGCGCCGCGACGGTGGGCCCCGCCTGGCCATTGCGCGCCTCGGTGCTGCTGCTCGGCATCACCAACGGCGTCTACGCGATCGCGGCGATCGGCGCGATGATGAACATGGTGAGCGAAGGCCGTGACAATCGCGAGGGCACCCGCATGGGCCTGTGGGGCGCCTCGCAGGCGATCTCGTTCGGCATCGGCGGCTTCGTCGGCACCGCGGCGGCCGACGCCGCGCGCCATCTGTTGCCATCGACCGCATCCGCCTACGGCGCGGTGTTCGCCGCCGAAGCCGCGTTGTTCGTCCTCTCCGCCTGGCTCGCCATCTGGATCAAGCGTCCGCGCGAGCAGACATCGACGCTGGCAGCGCAGCCGGCCAATTTAGGAGCCTGA